In Doryrhamphus excisus isolate RoL2022-K1 chromosome 7, RoL_Dexc_1.0, whole genome shotgun sequence, one genomic interval encodes:
- the LOC131132625 gene encoding T cell receptor alpha chain MC.7.G5-like has protein sequence MEVWVLLTVMLPPLACVMALGVLSGSCQGVMTSSTERVVVLEGELLTLSCNYSAGDTGLSWYQKKRGSPPQLLIGDYSQAEDRLTKFRRDGRMFHVDLRWSSLHPHVVIYCAMVPTVAVTVQALHNNLTASTRGRHSSTVCSTVKALPQRGQVVPPQPRSADMKRTLVCVLMAAWSLGSGAQMVKQPVGDVHAEQGDAVTLGCSYQSSGANDYIYWFRKTSRAAPEFILLHFTAGQQKMVSVVDERFSCSIDAGALQAPLEIRDVQMKDSAVYYCALQPTCVSGTWRLLFGSGTRLRVEDKEDLEPSFYKLEGNVTACLAAGFSRQNATEKAGKGDVFRGSHGVRISGDSLYNQVTLLSAEHADSCEKGYSGPGRCRDALAPDEKINLVSLTVLVLRIVFAKTLAINGVLTLRLWLAPPQ, from the exons ATGGAGGTCTGGGTCTTGCTGACCGTGATGCTGCCCCCCCTGGCGTGCGTGATGGCACTCGGCGTTCTATCAG GTTCTTGTCAGGgtgtgatgacatcatccacGGAGCGGGTGGTGGTTTTGGAGGGGGAACTGCTGACCCTGTCCTGCAACTACTCTGCTGGCGACACCGGCCTGTCCTGGTACCAGAAGAAACGCGGTTCTCCTCCACAGCTGCTGATCGGGGATTATTCCCAAGCAGAAGACCGCTTGACAAAGTTCAGACGTGATGGAAGGATGTTCCATGTGGACCTGAGGTGGTCTTCACTGCACCCCCATGTTGTCATCTACTGCGCTATGGTGCCCACAGTGGCTGTGACAGTACAAGCCCTGCACAATAACCTCACTGCCTCCACCAGGGGGAGACACTCTTCTACTGTATGTTCTACTGTGAAGGCCCTCCCTCAGCGGGGTCAGGTGGTGCCCCCCCAGCCCAGGAGTGCAGACATGAAGCGTACGCTGGTGTGTGTGCTGATGGCTGCCTGGAGCCTGG GAAGCGGCGCCCAGATGGTCAAGCAGCCGGTGGGGGACGTGCACGCCGAGCAGGGTGACGCCGTGACGCTGGGCTGCAGCTACCAAAGCTCCGGAGCTAACGACTACATCTACTGGTTCCGAAAGACCAGCCGGGCGGCGCCAGAGTTCATCCTGTTACACTTCACGGCCGGTCAGCAGAAGATGGTGAGCGTCGTTGACGAGAGGTTCAGCTGCAGCATCGATGCCGGCGCCCTGCAGGCTCCGCTGGAGATCCGAGACGTGCAGATGAAGGACTCTGCCGTGTACTACTGCGCCCTGCAGCCCACA TGTGTGTCTGGAACCTGGCGTTTACTTTTTGGAAGCGGAACCAGACTGAGAGTGGAAGACA AGGAGGACCTGGAGCCGTCCTTCTACAAACTGGAGGGGAATGTGACGGCTTGCCTGGCCGCCGGCTTCAGCAGACAAAACGCCACGGAGAAGGCGGGGAAAGGAGACGTGTTCCGGGGGTCGCACGGCGTGCGGATATCGGGCGACTCGCTGTACAATCAGGTGACGCTGCTCTCGGCCGAGCACGCCGACTCGTGTGAGAAAG GTTACAGCGGACCGGGCCGGTGCCGGGACGCGTTGGCGCCAG ACGAGAAGATCAACCTGGTCTCTCTCACGGTCCTCGTCCTCCGTATCGTCTTCGCCAAGACGCTGGCCATCAACGGCGTCCTGACGCTGCGCCTGTGGCTGGCTCCGCCCCAGTAG
- the polr1c gene encoding DNA-directed RNA polymerases I and III subunit RPAC1 isoform X1, which yields MGVYQTLSSGYATATPRGESTDVTPHATVHTTDFPGNYPGYNDTWDMQTFQKNFRIDVVQLNDNFMEFDMVGIDAAIANAFRRILLAEVPTMAIEKVFIYNNTSIVQDEVLAQRLGLIPIKADPCLFEYRSSDKESAEEEESEIDTIKLRLKIKCSRNPSAGKDSSDPKELYLNHMVYSRDIKWVPIGNQADVFADANIGPVHDDILIALLRPGQELDIVMHCVKGIGKDHAKFSPVATASYRLLPEITLLDTVRGEKAERLKGCFSQGVIHLEDINGEKVAKVVNSRLDTCSREVLRHDDLKDLVKLGRVRDHFIFSVESTGILTPNLLVTEAIKVLMAKCRRFLSELDSTDME from the exons ATGGGCGTATACCAGACCCTCAGTTCCGGATATGCTACGGCAACACCACGGGGAGAATCAACCGACGTGACGCCACATGCTACG GTTCATACAACTGATTTCCCTGGAAACTATCCTGGCTACAACGACACCTGGGATATGCAGACATTTCAAAAG AACTTCAGAATCGATGTCGTGCAGCTGAATGACAACTTTATGGAGTTTGACATGGTGGGCATCGACGCGGCCATTGCCAACGCCTTCAGGAGGATCCTGCTAGCAGAG GTGCCCACCATGGCTATTGAGAAGGTTTTCATTTACAACAACACGTCTATCGTCCAAGATGAGGTGCTGGCACAGAGATTAGGCCTCATCCCCATCAAAGCCGACCCCTGCTTGTTTGAGTACAGAAGCAGCG ATAAAGAGTCCGCAGAAGAGGAAGAGTCTGAAATAGACACGATCAAACTACGCCTGAAGATTAAATGTAGCCGAAACCCCAGCGCCGGCAAGGATTCTTCAGACCCGAAGGAACTCTACCTAAACCACATGG TTTATTCCAGAGACATAAAGTGGGTCCCCATCGGGAACCAGGCTGATGTGTTTGCCGACGCCAACATCGGACCGGTCCACGATGACATCCTGATAGCTCTGCTCCGTCCGGGACAGGAACTCGACATCGTAATGCACTGTGTCAAAGGGATCG GAAAGGATCATGCCAAGTTCTCTCCGGTGGCCACGGCAAGCTACCGCCTGCTGCCAGAGATCACCCTCCTGGACACGGTGCGGGGAGAGAAAGCGGAACGGCTAAAAGGCTGCTTTTCACAGGGCGTCATCCACCTGGAGGATATTAACG GGGAAAAGGTCGCCAAAGTGGTCAACAGTCGCTTGGATACCTGCAGCAGGGAAGTTCTACGTCACGATGACTTGAAGGACCTGGTGAAGCTGGGAAGAGTGCGAGACCATTTCATCT TTTCTGTGGAGTCGACCGGGATCCTGACCCCAAACCTCCTTGTCACAGAAGCCATCAAAGTTCTTATGGCCAAATGTCGGCGATTCCTAAGTGAACTGGACTCCACGGACATGGAGTGA
- the polr1c gene encoding DNA-directed RNA polymerases I and III subunit RPAC1 isoform X2, with the protein MATAGGNVDEIRNRVILGEFGVRNVHTTDFPGNYPGYNDTWDMQTFQKNFRIDVVQLNDNFMEFDMVGIDAAIANAFRRILLAEVPTMAIEKVFIYNNTSIVQDEVLAQRLGLIPIKADPCLFEYRSSDKESAEEEESEIDTIKLRLKIKCSRNPSAGKDSSDPKELYLNHMVYSRDIKWVPIGNQADVFADANIGPVHDDILIALLRPGQELDIVMHCVKGIGKDHAKFSPVATASYRLLPEITLLDTVRGEKAERLKGCFSQGVIHLEDINGEKVAKVVNSRLDTCSREVLRHDDLKDLVKLGRVRDHFIFSVESTGILTPNLLVTEAIKVLMAKCRRFLSELDSTDME; encoded by the exons ATGGCGACTGCCGGAGGAAACGTGGATGAGATACGGAATCGGGTTATTTTAGGGGAATTTGGCGTGAGAAAT GTTCATACAACTGATTTCCCTGGAAACTATCCTGGCTACAACGACACCTGGGATATGCAGACATTTCAAAAG AACTTCAGAATCGATGTCGTGCAGCTGAATGACAACTTTATGGAGTTTGACATGGTGGGCATCGACGCGGCCATTGCCAACGCCTTCAGGAGGATCCTGCTAGCAGAG GTGCCCACCATGGCTATTGAGAAGGTTTTCATTTACAACAACACGTCTATCGTCCAAGATGAGGTGCTGGCACAGAGATTAGGCCTCATCCCCATCAAAGCCGACCCCTGCTTGTTTGAGTACAGAAGCAGCG ATAAAGAGTCCGCAGAAGAGGAAGAGTCTGAAATAGACACGATCAAACTACGCCTGAAGATTAAATGTAGCCGAAACCCCAGCGCCGGCAAGGATTCTTCAGACCCGAAGGAACTCTACCTAAACCACATGG TTTATTCCAGAGACATAAAGTGGGTCCCCATCGGGAACCAGGCTGATGTGTTTGCCGACGCCAACATCGGACCGGTCCACGATGACATCCTGATAGCTCTGCTCCGTCCGGGACAGGAACTCGACATCGTAATGCACTGTGTCAAAGGGATCG GAAAGGATCATGCCAAGTTCTCTCCGGTGGCCACGGCAAGCTACCGCCTGCTGCCAGAGATCACCCTCCTGGACACGGTGCGGGGAGAGAAAGCGGAACGGCTAAAAGGCTGCTTTTCACAGGGCGTCATCCACCTGGAGGATATTAACG GGGAAAAGGTCGCCAAAGTGGTCAACAGTCGCTTGGATACCTGCAGCAGGGAAGTTCTACGTCACGATGACTTGAAGGACCTGGTGAAGCTGGGAAGAGTGCGAGACCATTTCATCT TTTCTGTGGAGTCGACCGGGATCCTGACCCCAAACCTCCTTGTCACAGAAGCCATCAAAGTTCTTATGGCCAAATGTCGGCGATTCCTAAGTGAACTGGACTCCACGGACATGGAGTGA
- the LOC131132251 gene encoding zinc finger protein ZIC 4-like produces the protein MKRVAVVTRHNGLVAPLGNNNSGASSIVAPPQRRAPNIAASADRRPADGKEALLNICRSPAVKSELVCKWAGRMSSRQRFVCNQTFTSMPDLVDHVTAEHVTAGLDALSHVCMWSECVRGGKAFKAKYKLINHIRVHTGEKPFLCAFPNCGKMFARSENLKIHTRTHTGEKPFQCEFCERRFANSSDRKKHSQVHTSSKPYDCKALGCTKSYTHPSSLRKHMKVHIKSSPTSEPYDIYSSIHQHQAPQPLLEPLDLKINHLSPSFSHQTSSFDFDISLANKLNHKLEPSSSPLAVPLDLSLSGLRRHRTPGRSHPSGSPVIPDLPNMKEWYVCTRTTGQSLALPHPDHIKSEPSDDDDYVT, from the exons ATGAAGCGGGTGGCGGTGGTTACCAGGCACAATGGCCTCGTCGCCCCGCTGGGTAACAACAACTCCGGAGCTTCGAGCATCGTCGCGCCTCCCCAGCGGAGAGCCCCCAACATCGCCGCCTCCGCGGACAGACGCCCGGCGGACGGCAAGGAGGCTTTATTGAACATTTGCCGGAGTCCCGCTGTCAAGTCGGAGCTGGTGTGCAAATGGGCAGGCCGAATGTCGAGCAGGCAGCGGTTCGTCTGCAACCAAACTTTTACCTCCATGCCCGACCTGGTGGACCACGTCACGGCCGAGCACGTCACGGCGGGGCTCGACGCCCTCAGTCACGTCTGCATGTGGAGCGAGTGCGTCCGCGGAGGCAAGGCGTTTAAAGCCAAATACAAACTTATCAATCACATCCGAGTGCACACCGGGGAGAAGCCCTTCCTGTGCGCCTTCCCCAACTGCGGCAAGATGTTCGCACGCTCCGAGAACCTCAAGATCCACACTCGCACGCACACCG GCGAAAAGCCATTCCAGTGCGAGTTTTGCGAGCGACGCTTCGCCAACAGCAGCGACCGCAAGAAACATTCCCAAGTGCACACTTCTTCTAAACCCTACGACTGCAAGGCCCTGGGTTGTACCAAGTCCTACACGCACCCAAGCTCTTTGCGCAAGCACATGAAAGTCCACATCAAATCGTCACCTACCTCCGAGCCCTACGACATCTACAGCTCCATCCACCAACACCAAGCACCTCAGCCTCTCCTGGAGCCCCTGGACCTTAAGATCAACCACCTGTCCCCGTCCTTCAGCCACCAAACGAGCAGCTTTGACTTTGATATCAGTTTGGCCAACAAACTCAACCACAAGCTGGAGCCCAGCTCGTCTCCACTGGCCGTGCCCCTGGACCTATCTCTGTCCGGACTCAGGCGGCACAGGACCCCGGGAAGAAGCCATCCGTCGGGCAGCCCGGTCATACCCGACTTGCCCAACATGAAGGAGTGGTACGTCTGCACCAGAACTACGGGGCAAAGCTTGGCTCTGCCCCACCCGGACCACATCAAGTCGGAACCGAGCGACGACGACGACTACGTCACGTAA